TGCTGTTAATTGTGCTGTTAGTCGTTGTATTTGAATTTCCGGCGACAGGCTTTTTTCTCCACCCTGGCGATTTGTATCTGTATAAATGCCATCTGCCAATACATCCTTGTGTTCCAGTTCGGAATTGTAATTTAAATTTGTTTTGAACTGGTGATAATGCACGGCTTCGCTAGTTTCTGAATAACTATCTCTTGCCTGAGTTCTGGCTAAAGAACACTCTGATAAAGTTTGAGAAACCTTACTGTCAAGCTCTTCAATGACTTGGCAGAGGGCGTCCAGTTTATAGCTCAGAGTCATGATCTGCTTTTGTAATGGCTCCATTTAATACCCTAATCCGCATATTTTCTCTATGTTATTCAATTTACTGTCAGTCTTAAATATACTTATGAATTATTTAATTTTTCCCACACTCTGTATGAATGTGAGATTAAATTCATTACTTATAAATATATCTAAATATTTTTCTCAGTAAACCCAAATAGTCTTGTTAAGAAAAATGAAGTTAGCTGCTCTTGTTCAGCGATACTCTCAATTAAAGTGGGTAAACTGTTCGATTTGATCGGTAATATTGGCTAAATCAGCCTATTTCAAGCCAACTTATTCAATTTGTTAAAGATGAGTTTGTGATTAAAATCACGTTGGACTATTGCTGCCTGACTCGATTTATTACGTAACTCTGACATTAAGGGAGAAACCGAAGAAATGATTAAGAATTAAGCGATCGAAACAATTAAAAAAAATCTCACTCAGAAATAATCGTAAATCCAATAGCAGCAGTTAAATCCTAACAAATTAATAATTCAAAATTACAAAATAAAAAATACAATAGATTTCAGCATCTAGGCCACTACCCCTATGGCAATTAAAGCAAGGGCAGCTGATAATTACCATCTACCAGAAGTGAGATAAAACTATAATTTGAAAAAGTAGCAACTAGCTTTGGTATATATCGAAATCTCATCAGATTTGGGAACAAATTTCCTCCACTTCAAATTCCCTTCTTTTTGCTCCCCATTGCCAATTCTCTGTTCCCCACCTCTACGAGTGATTTCTCAAAATCCAATCGGATTGCTATATATCTTGCCTTGATGCCAGAAAACTTGGTATTCCCATGCTTAAGATAGTTATAATCTAAAATTTATATTCAAATTCAATGGATCGACGTTCATTCTTATTAGCCACAGGTACATTAGCACTTTCACAACTGTTGATTGGCTGTGGGGGAAGTAACCAGGCGCAACTGAAAGTACAGCTATTAAAAGGTTCTATACCTGGTCAAGTAGTTAATAAATTTCAGAAAGCCTTAAAGCCACAGGTGCAGTTAAAGTTTGCTCCTACTGAGCAGATACAAGATTTATTTAAACAATTGCAAAATTGGCAACAACCACCAAAAACCAGCGATGAGCAAGGATGGCGTCGCTTTATCCCACTTCCCCAAGACCAAAAAACACCAATAGCTGACCTAGTAACGTTAGGAGATTATTGGCTCAAAGCTGCAATAGAGCAAAAACTGATTCAACCATTGAATGAAGCACAGCTTAAACAGTGGTCAGCTTTAGATAACAAATGGAAGCAACTGGTAACGCGCAACGACCAAGGTAATCCCGATCCTCAAGGAAAAGTTTGGGCTGCACCTTACCGTTGGGGTAGTACAGCGATCGTTTATAACCGTGAAAAATTCCAAGGATTAGGATGGACGCCCAAAGATTGGAGCGATCTGTGGCGAGATGAACTGCGATCGCGGATTTCTCTACTCAATCAACCACGAGAAGTCATTGGTCTGGTTTTAAAGAAATTAGGAAAATCCTACAATACAGAAAATCTTGACCAAGTGCCAGAATTGGAAAAAGAACTCAGCACCTTAAATCAACAAGTAAAGTTCTATAGTTCCACTACCTACCTAGAACCCTTAATTATTGAAGATACTTGGCTGGCGGTTGGCTGGTCTGACGATCTATTACCAGTGTTGGCGCGTTATCCTCACCTCAGTGCCGTTATTCCTCAGTCTGGAACAGCAGTATGGGCAGATCTGTGGGTACGTCCTCAAGGTACAGACAAAGATACTTTAGCAAATCAATGGATTGATTTTTGTTGGCAACCAGCGATCGCTAAACAAATTTCCCTACTGAGCAAAACTAATTCGCCTATTTCTACAAATATTGTCGCCTCCGATATTCAAGAATCATTCAGGAACTTGTTACTAAGTAATCGTGAAGTTTTTGATAAAAGTGAATTTTTACTTCCTTTATCTTCATCAACAACAAAGCAGTATGAGTCTTTGTTTGACAAAATAAAAAAAGCATAAATCCTCAGTAGGGTGGGCATTGCCAGCCCTTTCAACGCGAACAAATGAACTACTTCATGAATATCTGAAACCCAACCCCAGTAAGGAATGTGAGGTACGACTTCGATGTATCCTCAACATATTCAACTGTTTTGGGCATCAAAATGCTATCCGCCATCTTTGAACAATTTGTGCAAGAAAGTCCAATAAGTGTGATGGCACGAGGATTAATGGAGCGAGTATTCGCCCCAGAAATCATGGATAAATTATTTGAAACCCATGCAAAAGTCCAATACCAGCAAGACTTATTGTTTTCCAGCCAAGTTGATTTAATGAGTTTGGTAGTGTGTGGAATTCAGAAATCGGTTCATGCAGCCTACAAAGCAAGAGCTGCGAACTTAATAGTGAGTAGTACTGCACT
The genomic region above belongs to Calothrix sp. NIES-2098 and contains:
- a CDS encoding extracellular solute-binding protein, encoding MDRRSFLLATGTLALSQLLIGCGGSNQAQLKVQLLKGSIPGQVVNKFQKALKPQVQLKFAPTEQIQDLFKQLQNWQQPPKTSDEQGWRRFIPLPQDQKTPIADLVTLGDYWLKAAIEQKLIQPLNEAQLKQWSALDNKWKQLVTRNDQGNPDPQGKVWAAPYRWGSTAIVYNREKFQGLGWTPKDWSDLWRDELRSRISLLNQPREVIGLVLKKLGKSYNTENLDQVPELEKELSTLNQQVKFYSSTTYLEPLIIEDTWLAVGWSDDLLPVLARYPHLSAVIPQSGTAVWADLWVRPQGTDKDTLANQWIDFCWQPAIAKQISLLSKTNSPISTNIVASDIQESFRNLLLSNREVFDKSEFLLPLSSSTTKQYESLFDKIKKA